The Plasmodium relictum strain SGS1 genome assembly, chromosome: 9 genome window below encodes:
- a CDS encoding phenylalanine--tRNA ligase beta subunit, putative, protein MPTISVYEEELIEKIGENISEIKLKDLCFDFGLEIDEVEYKNDKKIYKIEVPANRYDLICIEGLGRSLKNFLGKFESINYELLNNDKDLCLKENQIIRVNESVDERRGYVVGCILKNMNIKENVYNNIIELQEKLHHNIGKKRSILAIGIHDYDKIKFPLEYKFEEKEKINFIPLNEKKNLNGSNLLNFYEDNFNLKPYLKIIKDLEKYPVIVDADDKIISLPPIINCDHTKITLNTKNIFIECTAIDKNKAEIALNILCSMLSEYCTPKYSIYSIVVKYNEKHQLEKGNSYLYPIFQKKMLKCDIDYVRKLSGISNITVESIEKLLKKMMIPIKIIDEFFFIIEIPFYRSDIMHCCDIIEDIAIAYGYGNILHQYNEFAKKNLLNTCSDLFKNVLVECGYSEVMTNTLLSKKENYDYMLRNHMNYDVKINIEEYNPLAPPVQILNSKTSEYEIVRTSLIVNLLKFLSANKHRELPLRFFEIGDVAYTSYNTTDTNAINKRHLSIIFADKFTAGLEELHGILETVLKEFNLFSDYKIEEKKKENIYVRSDIFYKLVPKKDSSFLNERIVDIILYPFNLKFGVLGIIHPKVLENFTIDIPVSTIEINIESLINVLSM, encoded by the exons ATGCCTACGATATCTGTTTATGAAGAAGAactaatagaaaaaataggAGAAAATATCAGTGAAATAAAGTTAAAGGATTTATGTTTTGATTTTGGTTTAGAAATAGATGAAGTTGagtataaaaatgataaaaaaatttataagatAGAAGTGCCAGCTAACAGATATGATTTAATATGTATAGAAGGATTAGGTAgatcattaaaaaattttttaggaAAATTTGAAAGCATAAATTATGAACTactaaataatgataaagatTTATGTTTGAAAGAAAATCAGATAATAAGAGTTAATGAATCAGTTGATGAGAGAAGAGGTTATGTTGTGGGttgtatattaaaaaatatgaatataaaggaaaatgtttataataatattattgaaTTGCAAGAGAAATTACACCATAATATTGGAAAGAAAAGATCAATATTAGCAATAGGAATTCATgattatgataaaataaagtttccattagaatataaatttgaagaaaaagaaaaaattaattttatacctttaaatgaaaaaaaaaatttaaatggaagtaatttgttaaatttttatgaagataactttaatttaaaaccatatttaaaaattataaaagattTAGAAAAATATCCTGTAATTGTCGATGCAgatgataaaattatatctttACCTCCTATTATTAATTGTGATCATACCAAAATAACTCTAaacacaaaaaatatatttattgagTGTACAGcaattgataaaaataaggCAGAAATAGCCTTAAATATTTTGTGTTCTATGTTATCAGAATACTGTACACCTAAGTATTCTATTTATTCCATTGTGGtgaaatataatgaaaaacaCCAGCTGGAAAAGGGGAATTCATATTTATATccaatatttcaaaaaaaaatgttaaaatgtGATATCGATTATGTTAGAAAATTATCTGGAATTTCAAATATAACTGTGGAATCCATTGAGAagctattaaaaaaaatgatgatacctataaaaattattgatgaatttttttttattattgaaaTACCTTTTTATAGATCAGATATAATGCATTGTTGTGATATAATTGAAGATATTGCAATAGCTTATGGTTATGGAAATATATTACATCAATATAATGAATTTgcgaaaaaaaatttattaaacacATGCTctgatttatttaaaaatgtattagTGGAATGCGGGTATTCAGAAGTTATGACAAACACcttattatcaaaaaaagagaattatgATTATATGTTGAGAAATCATATGAATTATGatgttaaaattaatattgaaGAGTATAATCCACTAGCACCTCCTGTTCAAATATTGAATTCCAAAACATCTGAATACGAAATTGTTAGAACATCTTTAATTGTAAATTTATTGAAATTTTTGTCGGCAAATAAACATAGAGAATTGCCATTACGCTTTTTTGAAATTGGTGATGTAGCATATACATCTTATAATACAACAGATACTAATGCAATTAACAAAAGACACTTATCAATCATATTTGCTGATAAGTTTACAGCAGGATTAGAAGAATTACATGGAATTTTAGAAACtgttttaaaagaatttaatttatttagtgattataaaatagaagaaaaaaaaaaagaaaatatttatgttcgATCAGATATTTTCTATAAACTGGTACCAAAGAAGG ATTCCTCTTTTTTGAATGAAAGAATAGttgatattattttatatccATTCAATCTTAAATTTGGTGTATTGGGTATAATTCATCCAAAAgttttagaaaattttacTATTGATATACCTg
- a CDS encoding syntaxin, putative, with product MSYSKKNENKKFIEKNVYNCEFNSDIQKDIEVIKSYTLEISNVSQNESCSIESSEKVQKLVQQGKSKIQEIQKKLNNYSSTKNVPHNEKVRKKLMLQKLSNSYMNAVNNFQNASKNYINKTILKDSHPNNFSIPDDLEDFNSFNNFSRKSSSNYDSSKDKFNINIYDYNFYDNKYENNYNSYKSNEFQSIDSTIEEKRKKKKYKNYIFTGNKKNEINEYLLKNDRYIENEKDDNYSQEKQFVSVKTVDIEKEILNQKNKEIEKLHKDIINIQELYKELSEQINIQGDNIDNIDSQIVNTHDNIVMSGREIEIARNRYFRNFKCMFYLFLALLVLIIIILTVLKVI from the exons ATGTCATATTCTAAGAAGAacgaaaataaaaagtttatagaaaaaaatgtgtATAATTGTGAATTTAATTCTGATATTCAAAAAGATATAGAAGTAATAAAATCGTATACATTGGAAATATCAAATGTT agtCAAAATGAATCATGTTCTATTGAAAGTTCAGAGAAAGt GCAAAAACTAGTACAACAAGGGAAATCAAAAATTCAAGAGATACAAAAGAAGTTGAATAATTATTCTAGTACTAAAAATGTTCCACATAATGAAAaa GTTCGGAAGAAGTTGATGTTGCAAAAATTATCAAATTCTTATATGAATGCagtaaataattttcaaaatgcttcaaaaaattatataaataaaactaTATTAAAAGATTCACACCCCAATAATTTTAGTATTCCTGATGATTTAGAagattttaattcatttaataacTTTTCAAGAAAAAGTAGTTCAAATTATGATTCTAGTAAGGATAagtttaatattaatatatatgattataatttttatgataataaatatgaaaataattataacagTTACAAAAGTAACGAATTTCAGAGTATAGACAGTACaattgaagaaaaaagaaaaaaaaaaaagtataaaaattatatatttacaggaaataaaaaaaatgagattAATGAATACTTATTGAAAAATGATAGATAcatagaaaatgaaaaggaTGATAATTATTCTCAAGAAAAACAGTTTGTGTCTGTAAAGACCGTAGatattgaaaaagaaatactaaatcagaaaaataaagaaatagaaaaattacataaggatataataaatattcaaGAATTATATAAGGAGCTATCTGAGCAAATAAATATTCAAGGAGATAATATTGACAATATTGATTCGCAAATAGTTAACACTCATGATAATATTGTTATGTCAGGTCGAGAAATTGAAATAGCTAGAAATAGATATTTTCGTAATTTTAAATGTatgttttatctttttttggCATTATTAGTTttgataattattattttaactGTCCTtaaagtaatataa